Genomic DNA from Prevotella intermedia ATCC 25611 = DSM 20706:
GGCGTTATGTTGAAAGTGTCGCGTTGGTGCTGTGTGCCTCAGTAGAAAGTTAATGGGAACGGTCTGCTTTATGAACGAAAAGAAGATAATAAAGCTGTAAATATTTTTCATGAACATAACTATTGCATAACTTGTTCGTTATCAGTGTATTGCAAAACCTATTCTTTTGCATTCCAAAAGCGGCTGTTTTGCACGGTAAAAGCGTAGGTTTTGCATTGCAAAAGAGCCGCTTTCGCAACGTTAAAGCGCAGTTATCACTTTTTAACGGAATAATCTTTACAAAGCTATTGCTCAGCCTACCAAATGACCATTATGCCTAAAAGATTGAACAGCCATACACGCTCCTAGCTTTCGTTGCGTAGCAACATTAAAAGAAGGGAGTAGAAGTTCCCACTGCAGCTGCGCGGAATACGAAGCGATAACTTAAATCCGTGAAAAGAACAGCGACAGGAATAGAAGCTGTTACACCGCCCATTGCGTTCCCGCTGATTCTTCCAATATTAAACTTTCATAGTTTCAAAAAGAAGAAGTATCAGATTTATTGAAACAGCCGATACCCTCTTTATGGTGTTACAACATTTATTTGCTTACAATATGTTGAATTTCCTTAATGCCTTTTTGGCTATCATTTCATATCCATTGCCTAAATCGCAGAAGCGCATTACACAGCGATAAGCGGCTTGTTTCGTGGGTAAGTCGTTACCGCTAAGGGCAACTTCCGCCTGGTCGAGAAACTCGTTCATACCTCTTTCGTTAGGTTCTTTACCATCAGAAAACAGACAAGCTAATGTCTGAAAACCACACATCTGGTATAAACTCTTATCGGACGCAAGACATTGGTAAGCCAACGATGGGGCAAAATCTAAATGCCGAAGCAGGTTGAACGAAAGAAGTTCTGCGATTTCCTGTGTCGGTACTTGTTCCAACCAAATGTCTACGATTTCGGGCAGCATCTTCTCGGCTGGCATTATGTAGGTTGCAAGTATCTTACATTCGCGGCTATTCTCTTTCCAAAGAGCAATCGCCAAGTCGTAATCCTTGCCATATTCTTTTGCTATCTTTCGCAGATTAATCAAATCTATTCCCCAATTTACTTTGTATTCTGCCCCTTTTTCACGCATTGACTGAGCAGTAACACCATTCATAAACAAGCGAAACGATTGCTTTATCTGCTTTAGTTTATTGTGTGTTTCTTCCGTTATCATAAACTATAATCTTTTGAATATCTCATCATTTGGTCTGAGTAAGTTTCTGTATAATCTAAATTTACATCAACTATTTCGTTATCAGAATCAAACTCTAAGCTCATTACAGGATTTATAAAACCTTTATAAGGTGCTATATTTAGGCGTTCATAGCGTTCCAAAACCTCACTATGAAGTGCCTTATCTACCTTTACGGCATAGCCTTCGACAAGTTCTCGTGCCTTATCGAAATCACCCATGCTCTTTATTCGTTGTATCTCTACAAGCTGTTGAGCAAATATCTGACGTAATGCAGCATAGTCGTTAATACGCACAAAGGTTTTAAATTCATTCGTCGCACTATCGGATAGTTTCACAAACTCTATTACATTCTTCTCCTTACCCAATTCGTATGCCCACCAAGCAATTAAAGCACGGTTCTGCATATGCGATTCTTCTATTTGCTTATCGGGTTTAATGCGGGCTAACTGCGTCATCAAGCCATTCATTATGTAACTATAATATTGCGCTTTGAAAGCTTCTTCCGAGTTTAACAGTCCTAATTCCAACAGCTTTTCGTCTGCCATATAGTAGAGTCCGAACAAGTCTGCCCTTGCTTCTTCTATCGTATTACCATAATTTTTAAGCGAATCGGGGTCGGTGTCAGGAAGCAGTTTGCCGCTACCGTGTCCTAAACATTCGTGCAAATCCGTATGCAGTTCATCGGTTAAATTGCCATAAGTATCTATCAATTCACGTGTTTGAGCATCAATAACAAACTCCTCTATGAATCCATTGCCTTTTGCTGCCCTGTCGTAAGCATGTGTAAGATTGGAGATGGTAACACTTTTTGAACCATATTCTGCTCTAATCCAATCGGCATTTGGAAGATTTATACCGATAGCCGACGCAGGATATTCATCACCTCCAAGCATTGCTGCACACACAACATTGGCAGTAACTCCCTTCACCACTTCTTTCTTGAAACGCTTGTCCACAGGAGAATGGTTTTCAAACCACTGTGCATTAGTCGAAATAGTTTGCGTTCGCTTTGTTGCTTCTAAGTTCTTGTAGTGCACTATGCCCTCCCATGAGCCTTTTAAGCCAAGCGCATCGCCATAAACTTCGATGAAGCCGTTGATGAAATCCACTTGTCCGTTACATTCTGTAACCCATTTAATGGAGTATTTATCGAAGTCTGCAAGGTTGCCCGAGGTATAATAAGCAATAAGTAAACGGATTATCTCTTTCTGCTCGTTGTTCTCGCAAAAGGCAATTGCCTTGTTTAACCAATGAATAATCTGCTCTATGGTTTTGCCATAACGCCCATTCAGTTTCCAAACAATTTCTTCGAGCGTGCCCCCACGTTTTACCAAAGTAGAGTTTAAACCAAACGACAACCGCTTATCGTCAGCAGTTTCTTTCTTTTCCGCATAGAAACGCTCCACCTCTTCTTGGGTAACGCCTTCATAATAATTGTTTGCCGATGTTTTTATTACGTCTGCTCCTTCTGCCTTGTTTACCCGTTTGGGCATACACGCAGGATTGAATATTACTTCGCTTAACGTATTTATATAGTATGTGAGAGATTCTTCTGCATCAAGACCTAACTTTTCCTTGCCAACTGAACCCAACGCTTCGGCAAAATAACTGCGCGAAAATGCAGGAACAAACTTATCCATTGCATAATGATGATGGATTCCACTGGCAAACCAAACTTTCTTCAAGTACAGTTCCAAGGCTTTAAAATCGTCGCTATCCTCTTTATATTTTTCTGTAACGATACATTCTAAAGCCTTTCTTATCTGCAAGTTATACTTACCGAACTGATGAAAAGTTATATCGCGTCCCCACAAAGTAGCTTGTGCAAGACAGTATATATAGAGTTTTTGTGTTAGCGTAAGGTCTTCAAATCCATCTAAACGATAGCGCAACATTTGTATGTCACCAAATCGTTCAGATGAATAACTAAAAGAATCTTCATTCATTTGCGTTGTAGTTTTATTCACTTTTACTTCACTCCGTCCTTGTCGGCAGCGTTTTTGCTTGCCGATTTCTGAGCACTCAATTTGTACTCACGGGGCGTCATTCCGTTTATACGATAGAAAGAAGCATAGAACGATTGGCGATTAGAAAAGCCGACCATATCGCTAATATCCTCCATATTCAAGTCCTTGTACTTTTCTGATGAAAGAATATTCATAGCCTCTTCTATTCTGAATTTATTTACAAATGATGTATAGTTCATGTTGAACTTTACGTTTACCACTGCAGAGATGTATCTTGTGTTGGTTTTCAAATCTTCCGCAAGTTGCTTTGCAGAATAGTTCTTATCCCGATACCTCTGTTGAAAGAGTATTATATTGAGGATTTGGTCCTTCAACTCTTCCATTAACTTTTGACTCACAAGGCCACGATATGCAGCCGTTTTTGTCTTCT
This window encodes:
- a CDS encoding helix-turn-helix domain-containing protein, producing the protein MGKYNITEKKTKTAAYRGLVSQKLMEELKDQILNIILFQQRYRDKNYSAKQLAEDLKTNTRYISAVVNVKFNMNYTSFVNKFRIEEAMNILSSEKYKDLNMEDISDMVGFSNRQSFYASFYRINGMTPREYKLSAQKSASKNAADKDGVK
- a CDS encoding DNA alkylation repair protein — encoded protein: MITEETHNKLKQIKQSFRLFMNGVTAQSMREKGAEYKVNWGIDLINLRKIAKEYGKDYDLAIALWKENSRECKILATYIMPAEKMLPEIVDIWLEQVPTQEIAELLSFNLLRHLDFAPSLAYQCLASDKSLYQMCGFQTLACLFSDGKEPNERGMNEFLDQAEVALSGNDLPTKQAAYRCVMRFCDLGNGYEMIAKKALRKFNIL
- a CDS encoding dipeptidyl-peptidase 3 family protein yields the protein MNEDSFSYSSERFGDIQMLRYRLDGFEDLTLTQKLYIYCLAQATLWGRDITFHQFGKYNLQIRKALECIVTEKYKEDSDDFKALELYLKKVWFASGIHHHYAMDKFVPAFSRSYFAEALGSVGKEKLGLDAEESLTYYINTLSEVIFNPACMPKRVNKAEGADVIKTSANNYYEGVTQEEVERFYAEKKETADDKRLSFGLNSTLVKRGGTLEEIVWKLNGRYGKTIEQIIHWLNKAIAFCENNEQKEIIRLLIAYYTSGNLADFDKYSIKWVTECNGQVDFINGFIEVYGDALGLKGSWEGIVHYKNLEATKRTQTISTNAQWFENHSPVDKRFKKEVVKGVTANVVCAAMLGGDEYPASAIGINLPNADWIRAEYGSKSVTISNLTHAYDRAAKGNGFIEEFVIDAQTRELIDTYGNLTDELHTDLHECLGHGSGKLLPDTDPDSLKNYGNTIEEARADLFGLYYMADEKLLELGLLNSEEAFKAQYYSYIMNGLMTQLARIKPDKQIEESHMQNRALIAWWAYELGKEKNVIEFVKLSDSATNEFKTFVRINDYAALRQIFAQQLVEIQRIKSMGDFDKARELVEGYAVKVDKALHSEVLERYERLNIAPYKGFINPVMSLEFDSDNEIVDVNLDYTETYSDQMMRYSKDYSL